A window of the Verminephrobacter eiseniae EF01-2 genome harbors these coding sequences:
- a CDS encoding 3-hydroxyacyl-CoA dehydrogenase, which produces MQDRIAIVGAGLIGRAWAIVFARAGCQVRLHDADPHALADCQRLLLENIGDLAGHGLITEAPAAVLARIKPTANLAETLEDAALVQENVRETLEAKRAIFAEMDALSAPDAILASSTSWLMASEFSEGLPGRHRVMVGHPVNPPYLIPLVEVAPAPWTSDAAVQRAHALYRQAGQSPVLLRKEITGFLLNRIQGAVLNEALNLYAGGYASVQDLDKVLKDGLGLRWSFMGPFETIDLNAPAGLLDYARRYGPTYRDVARGQQPNDWDDALVARIDAERREALPATELAARARWRDNRLMALVAHQRTQARDAD; this is translated from the coding sequence ATGCAAGACCGCATTGCCATCGTCGGTGCCGGGCTCATCGGCCGCGCCTGGGCCATCGTGTTCGCGCGCGCCGGTTGCCAGGTGCGTCTGCACGACGCCGACCCGCACGCTCTGGCCGACTGCCAGCGCCTGCTGCTGGAGAACATCGGCGACCTCGCCGGGCATGGGTTGATCACGGAAGCCCCGGCGGCCGTGCTGGCCCGCATCAAACCGACCGCCAACCTGGCCGAGACGCTCGAAGACGCGGCGCTGGTGCAGGAGAACGTGCGCGAGACCCTGGAAGCCAAGCGCGCCATCTTCGCCGAGATGGATGCGCTGTCAGCACCCGATGCCATCTTGGCCAGTTCCACCTCGTGGCTCATGGCTTCGGAGTTCTCCGAAGGGCTGCCAGGGCGCCACCGGGTCATGGTCGGACACCCCGTCAATCCGCCCTATCTGATCCCATTGGTCGAGGTCGCGCCAGCGCCGTGGACGTCCGATGCCGCCGTGCAGCGCGCCCACGCGCTGTACCGCCAAGCCGGGCAGTCGCCCGTGCTGCTGCGCAAGGAGATCACCGGCTTCCTGCTGAACCGCATCCAGGGGGCGGTGCTCAACGAGGCGCTGAACCTCTACGCCGGCGGCTATGCCTCGGTGCAGGACTTGGACAAGGTGCTCAAGGACGGCCTGGGCCTGCGCTGGTCCTTCATGGGCCCATTCGAGACCATCGACCTGAACGCACCGGCCGGCCTGCTCGACTACGCCAGACGCTACGGCCCGACCTACCGCGACGTGGCGCGCGGCCAACAGCCCAACGACTGGGACGACGCGCTGGTGGCGCGCATCGATGCGGAACGCCGGGAAGCCTTGCCGGCCACCGAACTGGCCGCGCGTGCACGCTGGCGCGACAACCGCCTCATGGCCCTGGTCGCGCATCAGCGCACCCAAGCACGCGACGCCGATTGA
- a CDS encoding branched-chain amino acid ABC transporter permease — protein MELVFLLEQILNGLLVGGYYLLLALGLSLIFSLGGIVNLSHGAFYAIGAYLAVELTKHLGFAGALVLSPLLVGLLGVLFERFLLRRFYSADPILGLLLTFGLAMVAEQVIRMVWGAAPLPASIPPAFKGQVVIGDFLYSRYRLLMLGVVIAALVGIWLLLNKTAFGRVVRAGVQKPDMVAVLGIRLQPYMTAIVVLGVGLAALAGVLFAPISGVHPAMGAEIMTAAFVVVVIGGLGSFWGVVIAALLVGVVRGVTIHFYPPAGEASMYLLMLLVLMFRPRGLLGERIERFD, from the coding sequence ATGGAACTCGTCTTTCTGCTTGAACAAATACTCAACGGGCTGCTGGTCGGCGGCTACTACCTGCTGCTGGCGCTGGGTTTGTCACTGATCTTCAGCCTGGGCGGCATCGTCAACCTGTCGCACGGCGCCTTCTATGCCATCGGTGCGTACCTCGCTGTGGAGCTCACCAAGCACCTCGGCTTCGCCGGCGCGTTGGTGCTGTCGCCGCTGCTGGTGGGCTTGCTGGGCGTGCTGTTCGAGCGCTTCCTGCTGCGCCGCTTCTACTCGGCCGATCCGATCCTGGGCCTGCTGCTGACCTTCGGCCTGGCGATGGTGGCCGAGCAGGTGATCCGGATGGTCTGGGGCGCAGCGCCGCTGCCGGCGTCGATCCCGCCAGCGTTCAAGGGCCAGGTGGTGATCGGCGACTTCCTGTACTCGCGCTACCGCCTGCTGATGCTGGGAGTCGTCATCGCGGCCCTGGTCGGCATCTGGCTGCTGCTCAACAAGACCGCGTTCGGCCGCGTCGTGCGCGCCGGGGTGCAGAAACCGGACATGGTGGCCGTGCTGGGCATCCGGCTGCAGCCCTACATGACGGCCATCGTGGTGCTGGGCGTGGGGCTGGCGGCGCTGGCGGGCGTGCTGTTCGCTCCGATCTCCGGCGTGCACCCGGCGATGGGCGCCGAGATCATGACGGCGGCCTTCGTGGTGGTGGTCATCGGTGGCCTGGGCAGTTTCTGGGGCGTGGTGATCGCGGCGCTGCTGGTCGGCGTGGTGCGCGGCGTGACCATCCATTTCTACCCGCCCGCAGGAGAGGCATCGATGTACCTGCTGATGCTGCTGGTGTTGATGTTCCGCCCGCGCGGCCTGCTGGGCGAGCGCATCGAGCGCTTCGACTGA
- a CDS encoding type II toxin-antitoxin system RelE/ParE family toxin, whose protein sequence is MMRVFKTRHFQRWMRKTELTDAALCKAVEEMAGGSIDADLGGGVVKKRVGLAGRGKRGGARTLVATNKGNRWFFVFGFEKNDRANISDEELEGLQTIATDLLARTGKQLDEAVADGTLQEICQ, encoded by the coding sequence ATGATGCGAGTCTTCAAAACCCGCCACTTCCAGCGATGGATGCGCAAGACGGAACTGACCGATGCCGCCCTGTGCAAGGCCGTCGAGGAGATGGCTGGCGGGTCGATCGACGCCGATCTCGGCGGCGGCGTGGTGAAGAAACGTGTCGGGCTGGCTGGACGCGGCAAGCGTGGCGGAGCGAGAACGCTGGTCGCCACGAACAAGGGCAATCGCTGGTTCTTCGTGTTCGGCTTCGAGAAAAACGACCGGGCCAACATCAGCGACGAGGAACTGGAAGGCTTGCAAACCATCGCCACCGACCTGCTGGCCCGTACCGGAAAGCAGTTGGATGAAGCCGTCGCCGACGGCACGTTGCAGGAGATCTGCCAATGA
- a CDS encoding SDR family oxidoreductase has protein sequence MDIGLNGKRVLVTAGAQGIGLAITEAFVAAGAQVHICDVDEGFLAQATRQLPQLCHSRTDVSDAAQVDAMFAGIAERWGRLDVLVNNAGIAGPTSAVEDTALADWEQTIAVNLTGPFLCTRRAVPLLKAAGGGSIVNLSSAAGRLGFPLRTPYSASKFGVIGLTESWAMELGPSRIRVNAILPGIVAGARQERVIAARAASYGIDHEAMRERLLSKVSLRSMVTAQDIANQIVFICSPAGATISGQSLSVCGNVEHLG, from the coding sequence ATGGACATCGGCCTCAACGGCAAGCGCGTGCTGGTCACCGCAGGCGCACAGGGCATCGGCCTGGCGATCACCGAGGCCTTCGTGGCCGCAGGCGCGCAGGTGCACATCTGCGACGTCGACGAGGGCTTCTTGGCCCAGGCGACGCGGCAACTGCCGCAGCTCTGCCACAGCCGCACCGACGTCTCCGACGCCGCCCAGGTCGATGCCATGTTCGCCGGCATCGCCGAGCGCTGGGGCAGGCTGGACGTGCTGGTCAACAACGCAGGCATCGCCGGCCCCACCTCCGCAGTGGAGGACACGGCGCTGGCCGACTGGGAGCAGACCATCGCCGTCAACCTGACCGGCCCCTTCCTCTGCACGCGGCGCGCCGTGCCGCTGCTCAAGGCGGCGGGCGGGGGCTCCATCGTCAACCTGTCGTCGGCGGCGGGTCGGCTGGGCTTTCCGCTGCGCACCCCGTATTCGGCATCCAAGTTCGGCGTCATCGGTCTGACGGAAAGCTGGGCCATGGAGCTGGGGCCCTCTCGCATCCGCGTCAACGCCATCCTGCCGGGCATCGTCGCCGGCGCGCGGCAGGAGCGCGTGATCGCCGCCAGGGCGGCCTCTTATGGCATCGACCATGAAGCGATGCGCGAGAGGCTGCTGTCCAAGGTGTCGCTGCGCAGCATGGTCACGGCGCAGGACATCGCCAACCAGATCGTTTTCATCTGCTCGCCGGCGGGCGCGACGATCAGCGGCCAAAGCCTTTCGGTGTGCGGCAACGTCGAACATCTGGGCTGA
- a CDS encoding helix-turn-helix domain-containing protein, with protein sequence MTTKTKAKSRILEAVHETANDLHRLGFIDKRKMQKYDVLCLEPVQDYDAVKVKALRERLHLSQAVLASVLNTSASTVRKWEGGDKRPSGPSQKLLDIIERKGLEAVL encoded by the coding sequence ATGACTACCAAGACCAAAGCAAAGAGCCGCATCCTTGAAGCCGTCCATGAGACGGCCAACGATCTGCATCGCTTGGGTTTCATCGACAAGCGCAAGATGCAGAAGTACGACGTGCTGTGCCTGGAGCCGGTGCAGGACTACGACGCAGTCAAGGTCAAGGCACTGCGCGAGCGTCTGCACCTGAGCCAAGCCGTGTTGGCCTCGGTGCTCAACACCAGCGCGTCCACCGTCCGCAAGTGGGAGGGTGGCGACAAGCGCCCCAGTGGCCCGTCGCAAAAGCTGCTGGACATCATCGAGCGTAAGGGGCTGGAAGCGGTTCTCTGA
- a CDS encoding GntR family transcriptional regulator encodes MTLEKMQPLVHLTLSARVYEDLRERIISGQVQPGERLTLAGMASALGTSAMPIREAVQKLAAEGALEILPNKSVGVPVMTRTRFQELVTIRIAVEGLAVQTAASLITDAQLARLAELEKAFRTERRLATPDVNRIIQINKQFHFGAYEAAGMPTLLTLIEGLWLRIGPVLNLDIRNGSSRLANPPSVRAHRAMLDGLRAHDGLAARNGLAMDIQCAADVILSGDGLGTV; translated from the coding sequence ATGACATTGGAGAAGATGCAGCCCCTCGTTCACCTCACCCTGTCAGCCCGGGTGTATGAGGACCTGCGGGAGCGCATCATTTCGGGCCAAGTACAGCCTGGGGAGCGGCTCACGCTGGCAGGGATGGCCAGCGCGCTTGGCACCAGTGCAATGCCGATCCGGGAAGCGGTTCAGAAACTGGCGGCCGAAGGTGCGCTGGAGATACTTCCCAACAAGTCCGTGGGCGTCCCCGTCATGACGCGCACACGTTTCCAGGAACTGGTCACCATCCGGATTGCCGTGGAGGGGCTGGCCGTGCAGACGGCCGCCAGTTTGATCACGGACGCGCAGTTGGCGCGGCTAGCGGAGTTGGAGAAGGCGTTTCGCACAGAGCGGCGGCTTGCGACGCCCGACGTGAACCGGATCATCCAGATCAACAAGCAATTTCATTTCGGGGCTTACGAGGCGGCTGGCATGCCCACGTTGCTAACCCTCATCGAAGGGTTGTGGCTGCGCATCGGCCCGGTACTGAATCTGGACATCCGCAACGGGTCGAGTCGGCTTGCGAATCCTCCGTCGGTGCGTGCGCACCGCGCGATGCTGGACGGTTTGCGCGCGCACGATGGCCTGGCCGCAAGAAACGGCCTCGCGATGGATATTCAATGCGCAGCCGATGTGATTCTTTCGGGAGATGGCCTGGGTACCGTCTGA
- a CDS encoding ABC transporter substrate-binding protein, whose translation MTQRSFPPLQPQASSTRAPSTSRRRLMTGSAAMAGVAALEVLGFPSIVYAQSDKIRIGHLTPRTGFLGPLGEYAVMGISLAVEEINATGGVLGRPLELIAEDSVNPSTASSKAQRLLERDGAVVLIGEISSASGLAISQVATRNRRIFVNTGCNSDELRGKNCSRYMFHVEAANTTYVKACGGALLRDNMIKGKKLFGLTADYAFGHDLLKAAKRFVTANGGSFVQDELVATDATDFSPYLLKIRQAKPDVVVSNLSGNQITNFIKQYAEFGLPYPIAGFALDTALAWGAGADNFAGIWPLTWHHEVPAPAAQAFVAAFVKKYGRPPENQAWGEYVALKAMVQAMAETKGTDPAKMIEYFEKGAPIEVLKARKGSFRAWDHQLLQEMYTVRPKPKTQVKDKWGFMAVDAAVPAASAALETLAPTREENACTL comes from the coding sequence ATGACCCAGCGCTCTTTTCCGCCCCTGCAGCCGCAGGCATCGTCGACCCGCGCGCCATCCACGAGCCGTCGCCGTCTGATGACTGGTTCGGCTGCGATGGCAGGCGTTGCCGCGCTGGAGGTCCTCGGATTTCCATCCATCGTCTACGCGCAATCGGACAAGATCCGGATCGGTCACCTGACGCCGCGCACCGGCTTTCTCGGCCCGCTGGGTGAATATGCAGTGATGGGCATCTCGCTCGCTGTGGAGGAGATCAATGCCACCGGCGGCGTGCTGGGTCGGCCGTTGGAATTGATCGCCGAGGATTCGGTCAATCCGTCTACGGCTTCGTCGAAAGCGCAGCGACTGCTGGAGCGCGACGGCGCGGTAGTGTTGATCGGCGAGATCTCCTCAGCCTCGGGCCTGGCCATTTCCCAGGTGGCAACCCGCAATCGACGCATCTTCGTGAACACCGGCTGCAATTCGGACGAGCTGCGCGGCAAGAACTGCAGCCGCTACATGTTCCACGTCGAGGCCGCCAACACCACATACGTGAAGGCCTGCGGCGGCGCGCTGCTGCGCGACAACATGATCAAAGGCAAGAAGCTGTTCGGACTGACGGCCGACTATGCGTTCGGCCACGACCTGCTGAAGGCGGCCAAGCGCTTCGTGACGGCCAACGGCGGCAGCTTCGTACAGGACGAATTGGTCGCCACCGATGCCACCGACTTCAGCCCTTATCTTCTGAAGATCCGCCAAGCGAAACCCGATGTGGTGGTCTCCAACCTGTCGGGCAACCAGATCACCAACTTCATCAAGCAGTACGCGGAGTTCGGCCTACCCTATCCGATCGCCGGCTTCGCGCTGGACACGGCGCTGGCCTGGGGCGCCGGCGCCGACAACTTCGCCGGCATCTGGCCCCTGACCTGGCACCACGAGGTGCCGGCCCCAGCGGCCCAGGCATTCGTGGCAGCCTTCGTCAAGAAGTACGGCAGGCCGCCGGAGAACCAGGCCTGGGGCGAATACGTGGCCCTCAAGGCCATGGTGCAGGCGATGGCCGAGACCAAGGGCACCGATCCGGCCAAGATGATCGAGTACTTCGAGAAGGGCGCGCCGATCGAAGTGCTCAAGGCCCGCAAGGGCAGTTTCCGAGCCTGGGACCACCAGTTGCTGCAGGAGATGTATACCGTCCGCCCCAAGCCGAAGACCCAGGTCAAGGACAAGTGGGGCTTCATGGCTGTGGATGCGGCCGTGCCGGCTGCCAGTGCTGCGCTAGAGACCCTGGCGCCCACGCGTGAAGAGAACGCCTGCACGTTGTAG
- a CDS encoding BKACE family enzyme, whose amino-acid sequence MRKSNKVIITCAVTGAIHTPSMSPHLPITGPEIAEAAIGAAEAGAAIVHLHARKLEDGSPSQDPELFKAFLPQIKAASDVVINITTGGAPTMLVTERLVPVHTFKPEVASLNMGSMNFGLYGMLGRFKDFKYDWERPYLANSDDRVFKNTFKDIAHILESCASNGTRFEIECYDIGHLYTAAHFIDRGLIEPPFLIQSVFGLLGGIGPHPEDVLHMKRTADRLFGDDYVWSVLGAGRNQMPIASQSLAMGGNVRVGLEDSLWDGPGRLAKSNADQVKRARSLVEGLSLEVATPQQARQMLGLKGRDNVNF is encoded by the coding sequence GTGCGCAAATCCAACAAAGTCATCATCACCTGTGCCGTCACCGGCGCCATCCATACGCCGTCCATGTCACCCCACCTGCCCATCACCGGGCCGGAAATCGCCGAAGCTGCCATCGGTGCTGCCGAGGCCGGCGCGGCCATCGTGCACCTGCATGCGCGCAAACTCGAGGATGGTTCGCCCTCGCAGGACCCCGAGTTGTTCAAGGCTTTCCTGCCGCAGATCAAGGCGGCCAGCGACGTAGTGATCAACATCACCACCGGCGGCGCGCCAACCATGCTGGTGACGGAGCGCCTGGTGCCGGTGCACACCTTCAAGCCCGAAGTCGCGTCGCTGAACATGGGCTCGATGAATTTCGGCCTGTACGGCATGCTCGGGCGCTTCAAGGACTTCAAGTACGACTGGGAACGACCCTACCTGGCCAACAGCGACGACCGCGTGTTCAAGAACACCTTCAAGGACATCGCCCACATCCTGGAAAGCTGCGCCAGCAACGGCACCCGTTTCGAGATCGAGTGCTACGACATCGGACACCTCTACACCGCCGCGCATTTCATCGACCGCGGACTGATCGAGCCGCCCTTCCTGATCCAGTCGGTGTTCGGCCTGCTCGGCGGCATCGGGCCGCACCCGGAGGACGTGCTGCACATGAAACGCACAGCCGATCGCTTGTTCGGCGACGACTACGTCTGGTCGGTTCTCGGCGCGGGCCGCAACCAGATGCCAATCGCCTCGCAGTCGTTAGCCATGGGTGGCAACGTGCGCGTCGGCCTCGAAGATTCGCTGTGGGACGGCCCAGGGCGGCTCGCCAAATCCAATGCCGACCAGGTCAAGCGCGCGCGATCTCTCGTTGAAGGGCTCAGCCTGGAGGTAGCGACCCCGCAACAGGCGCGGCAGATGCTGGGACTGAAGGGACGGGACAACGTTAACTTTTGA
- a CDS encoding branched-chain amino acid ABC transporter ATP-binding protein/permease, translating into MNPNYRPLWIGAIALVVAPFLLQALGLTLTSSTDVVIFAIAAMGLNLLVGYTGLTSFGHGAWFGIGAYAAALFQKHWLPGQFVLPLLLAVLFIACGSTAIGLLILRRRGVYFSLLTLALSALTFAIAFRWTALTGGESGLGGVVRPAIGPVNLDDPLAYLVLVSLIGWGVLYLLLRVVRSPFGHTVVAIRENEQRATFQGYDTSRYKLTMFVLSATVTGLAGALMVFHHRFASAEPTSVAFSGELLAMVVMGGMRSFLGPALGALFYMLFREFLSIWTGNWLLWFGLAFVGFILFSPTGLVGVWSRLTRRWQPPLEVGAAMGQRQIFEGLPLPGFLRPKAQEGLVLEVRDVAKRFGGIHAVESASLTLHAGQIHALIGPNGAGKTTTFNLISGMFAPSNGSVRLHGHEIQGLAPQQICQQGLARSFQITNLFRGLSIYENLRLSLQARHPARFNMWRDIDRYPEIHAETGELMKFLGLQGIEQIEGGALSYGGQRLVDLGIALGSKPQVLLMDEPLAGLAAAERERVSHLVKTIASNIPVLIVEHDIDRVLGLSQQVTVMNQGSVLMTGTPAEARADQRVQEIYTGTGTPPVTGRVAGDAQDRPQLLRFEAVNAFYGKSHILDDATLEVREGEIVALLGRNGAGKSTLLKTLTGLLKPASGRIEYAGRDIAGLSAPDIARMGIGYVPQGRGLFSGMTVAENLSLGRLARKTDGSTGTVWSEEKILQYFPRLKERLHTHADFLSGGEQQMVAVARALSGNVRLLLLDEPFEGLAPAVVQELFTVFDRLRKEVAIVIVEHNLDLVLALADRVFALERGAVFHTGPAAPLLTDLTYRKQILWL; encoded by the coding sequence GTGAATCCCAACTACCGCCCGCTGTGGATCGGCGCCATCGCTTTGGTCGTCGCTCCCTTCCTGCTGCAGGCCCTGGGCCTGACGCTCACCTCCTCGACCGACGTGGTGATCTTCGCAATCGCCGCGATGGGCCTGAACCTCCTGGTGGGCTACACCGGCCTGACCTCGTTCGGCCACGGCGCCTGGTTCGGCATCGGCGCCTACGCCGCGGCGCTGTTCCAGAAGCACTGGCTACCGGGCCAGTTCGTGCTGCCGCTGCTGCTCGCGGTGCTGTTCATCGCCTGCGGCTCGACGGCCATCGGCTTGCTGATCCTGCGCCGGCGAGGCGTGTATTTCTCTCTGCTCACGCTGGCCCTGTCGGCCTTGACCTTTGCGATCGCCTTCCGCTGGACCGCCCTCACGGGCGGCGAATCCGGCCTGGGCGGCGTGGTGCGCCCCGCCATCGGCCCTGTGAACCTGGACGATCCGCTGGCTTACCTGGTCCTGGTCAGCCTCATTGGCTGGGGCGTGCTCTACCTGCTGCTGCGCGTAGTGCGCTCGCCGTTCGGCCACACGGTGGTGGCGATCCGCGAGAACGAGCAGCGCGCCACCTTCCAGGGCTACGACACGAGCCGCTACAAGCTGACCATGTTCGTGCTGTCGGCCACTGTGACCGGACTGGCCGGTGCGCTGATGGTGTTCCACCACCGCTTCGCATCGGCGGAGCCAACCTCGGTGGCGTTCTCCGGCGAACTGCTGGCCATGGTAGTGATGGGCGGTATGCGCAGCTTCCTCGGGCCGGCACTGGGCGCGCTGTTCTACATGCTGTTCCGCGAGTTCCTCTCGATCTGGACCGGCAACTGGCTGCTCTGGTTCGGGCTCGCCTTCGTCGGCTTCATCCTGTTCTCGCCGACCGGGCTGGTGGGCGTCTGGAGCCGCCTGACACGGCGCTGGCAGCCTCCGTTGGAAGTGGGCGCAGCCATGGGCCAGCGCCAGATCTTCGAAGGGCTGCCGCTGCCGGGCTTCCTGCGGCCCAAGGCGCAAGAAGGACTGGTGCTGGAAGTGCGCGACGTCGCCAAACGCTTCGGCGGAATCCATGCCGTCGAGTCCGCGAGCTTGACGCTGCACGCGGGCCAGATCCACGCGCTGATCGGCCCCAATGGCGCAGGCAAGACCACCACCTTCAACCTGATCTCCGGGATGTTCGCGCCCAGCAACGGCTCGGTACGCCTGCACGGCCATGAGATCCAGGGCCTGGCGCCGCAGCAGATCTGCCAGCAGGGCCTGGCACGCTCGTTCCAGATCACCAACCTGTTCCGCGGCCTGTCGATCTACGAGAACCTGCGCCTGTCGCTGCAGGCGCGGCACCCCGCGCGCTTCAACATGTGGCGCGACATCGACCGCTACCCCGAGATTCATGCCGAAACGGGCGAGCTGATGAAATTCCTCGGCCTGCAGGGCATCGAGCAGATCGAAGGCGGCGCGCTATCGTATGGCGGCCAGCGCCTGGTCGATCTGGGCATCGCGCTGGGCTCCAAGCCGCAGGTACTGCTGATGGACGAACCACTGGCCGGCTTGGCCGCTGCCGAGCGCGAGCGGGTGTCGCACCTGGTCAAGACCATCGCCAGCAACATCCCGGTGCTGATCGTCGAGCACGACATCGACCGCGTGCTGGGCTTGTCGCAGCAAGTCACGGTCATGAACCAAGGCAGCGTGTTGATGACCGGCACGCCGGCCGAGGCCCGTGCCGACCAACGCGTCCAGGAGATCTACACCGGCACGGGCACGCCGCCCGTCACCGGACGCGTCGCCGGCGATGCGCAGGACCGGCCGCAGTTGCTGCGCTTCGAGGCGGTGAACGCTTTCTATGGCAAGAGCCACATCCTCGATGACGCCACGCTGGAGGTGCGCGAAGGCGAGATCGTCGCACTGCTGGGGCGCAACGGCGCGGGCAAGTCGACGCTGCTCAAGACCCTCACCGGCTTGCTCAAGCCGGCGTCGGGACGCATCGAGTACGCCGGGCGCGACATTGCCGGCTTGTCGGCGCCCGACATCGCGCGCATGGGCATCGGCTATGTGCCGCAGGGGCGCGGCCTGTTCTCGGGCATGACGGTGGCGGAGAACCTCTCGCTCGGCCGGCTGGCGCGCAAGACCGATGGCAGCACGGGCACGGTGTGGAGCGAAGAAAAAATCCTGCAGTACTTCCCGCGCCTGAAGGAGCGCCTGCACACCCACGCCGACTTCCTCTCGGGCGGCGAGCAACAGATGGTGGCCGTGGCGCGGGCGCTGTCGGGCAACGTGCGCCTGCTGCTGCTCGACGAGCCCTTCGAGGGTCTGGCGCCGGCCGTGGTGCAGGAGCTGTTCACAGTGTTCGACCGGCTGCGCAAGGAGGTGGCGATCGTCATCGTCGAGCACAACCTCGACCTGGTGCTGGCGCTGGCCGACCGCGTGTTCGCGTTGGAGCGCGGCGCTGTGTTCCACACCGGACCGGCCGCGCCGCTGCTGACCGATCTCACCTACCGCAAGCAAATTCTCTGGCTCTGA
- the istA gene encoding IS21 family transposase: protein MSTPRITMRQIRQVLRLHLDAGLPYAKVARALGLPKSAVGKFALLARAAGVDWAVAQTLTDQELEARLYRSAVPRAAHHLEPDYALIHQELKRPGVTLQLLWKEYAQANALAYKYTSFCIKYRAWALGLKRSMRQTHIAGDKLFVDYDGDTVPIVDAATGEIRQAQIFVAALGASSYTYACATMTQTAPDWVASIMNALEFIGGVPRLVVPDQPRAVVARPDRYEPGLGRLVEEFCDHYSVAMLPARPARPKDKPKVEVAVQIVQRWILARLRNRRFFSLGELNCALADLLADLNQRPFKKLPGCRREAFEKLDKPALRALPPARMPIVRFKSARVNIDYHVDLGGHYYSVPHRLVRTTVELRIAGATLEIFAGQQRVAVHPVSTAKGKHSTISEHMPASHRAHLEWTPAKLIAWGERIGVGCAALVRWQMDNRPHPGQGYRCCLGLQRLARQHGHERLEAACTRAMAIHSPIYRSVNSILASGTDRQPLPAQSTQTSLPLHENVRGPDYYH from the coding sequence ATGTCCACTCCGAGGATCACGATGCGCCAGATACGACAAGTTCTTCGCCTGCACCTGGATGCAGGCCTTCCCTATGCGAAGGTCGCCCGCGCGCTTGGCCTGCCGAAGTCCGCCGTGGGCAAGTTCGCACTGCTGGCGCGCGCCGCCGGCGTCGATTGGGCTGTTGCTCAGACGCTCACCGACCAAGAGCTCGAAGCCCGGCTGTACCGCTCGGCGGTGCCGCGTGCGGCGCACCACCTGGAACCCGACTACGCGCTCATCCACCAGGAGCTCAAGCGCCCCGGCGTCACGCTGCAGCTGCTCTGGAAGGAGTACGCCCAGGCCAACGCGCTGGCCTACAAGTACACCAGCTTTTGCATCAAGTACCGCGCCTGGGCGCTGGGCCTGAAGCGCTCGATGCGACAGACCCACATCGCCGGCGACAAGCTCTTCGTCGACTACGACGGCGACACCGTGCCGATCGTGGACGCGGCCACCGGCGAGATTCGCCAGGCACAGATCTTTGTGGCGGCCCTGGGTGCCTCCAGCTACACCTATGCCTGCGCCACCATGACGCAGACGGCGCCCGACTGGGTCGCCTCGATCATGAACGCGCTGGAGTTCATCGGCGGCGTGCCGCGGCTGGTGGTGCCCGACCAGCCACGCGCCGTCGTCGCACGGCCCGACCGCTACGAGCCCGGCCTGGGCCGCCTGGTCGAGGAGTTCTGCGATCACTACAGCGTGGCGATGCTCCCGGCACGCCCGGCGCGCCCGAAGGACAAGCCCAAGGTCGAAGTCGCGGTGCAAATCGTCCAGCGATGGATTCTCGCGCGGCTTCGCAACCGCCGCTTCTTCAGCCTGGGCGAGCTCAACTGCGCTCTCGCCGACTTGCTGGCCGATCTGAACCAGCGCCCCTTCAAGAAGCTGCCAGGCTGCCGACGCGAGGCCTTCGAGAAGTTGGACAAGCCGGCGCTGCGTGCGCTGCCGCCCGCGCGCATGCCCATCGTGCGCTTCAAGAGCGCCCGCGTGAACATTGACTATCACGTCGACCTCGGCGGCCACTACTACAGCGTGCCGCACCGACTGGTGCGCACCACGGTGGAGTTGCGCATCGCCGGCGCGACGCTGGAGATCTTCGCCGGCCAGCAGCGCGTGGCCGTGCACCCGGTGAGCACTGCCAAGGGCAAGCACTCGACTATCTCCGAGCACATGCCGGCCTCGCACCGCGCCCATCTGGAGTGGACGCCGGCCAAGCTCATTGCCTGGGGCGAGCGCATCGGCGTGGGGTGCGCTGCGCTCGTGCGCTGGCAGATGGACAACCGCCCGCACCCGGGGCAAGGCTACCGCTGCTGCCTGGGCCTGCAGCGCCTGGCGCGCCAGCACGGCCACGAACGCCTGGAAGCCGCGTGCACGCGGGCGATGGCCATCCATTCGCCGATCTACCGCAGCGTCAACTCGATTCTGGCCAGCGGCACGGACCGCCAGCCACTGCCGGCCCAGTCGACCCAGACCTCGCTGCCGCTGCACGAGAACGTGCGTGGCCCTGATTACTACCACTGA